A genomic segment from Pseudomonas mendocina encodes:
- a CDS encoding NAD-dependent epimerase/dehydratase family protein: MRVLITGAAGFIGHQLLEELAIQHPEWTLIAADIRPLDSRGLKANIEPVLLDMGRPAQVRACIGGWKPDAIVHLATVIRPPRGMSAAHLHAIEVGGTQCLVDSAIANGVRQLIVTSSGAAYGYTPENAEWIDERHPLRGHPHFAYARHKLEIEHLLESARAQHPQLRQLVLRPGTILGKRLNNPITDLFKKRAVLGVRGHSSRFVFIWEQDVVGIIRQGLEEAREGIYNLAGDGALSLAEIAGILGKPYRPLPAMILAGALRLLKPLGLSQYGPEQLDFLRYRPVLSNQRLKDEFGYLPRYSSREAFFAFLNAQGISYRSDESRP; encoded by the coding sequence ATGCGCGTTCTGATCACCGGCGCTGCCGGTTTCATCGGCCATCAGTTGCTCGAGGAGCTGGCCATCCAGCATCCCGAATGGACCCTGATCGCCGCAGACATACGCCCCCTCGACAGCCGTGGGCTGAAAGCCAATATCGAGCCCGTACTGCTGGACATGGGCCGGCCGGCACAAGTGCGCGCCTGCATCGGTGGCTGGAAGCCGGATGCCATCGTGCATCTGGCGACGGTGATCCGTCCGCCACGCGGCATGAGCGCGGCGCACCTGCACGCCATCGAGGTTGGCGGCACCCAGTGCCTGGTGGACAGCGCCATCGCCAACGGCGTGCGCCAGCTGATCGTCACCAGCTCCGGCGCGGCCTATGGCTACACCCCGGAAAATGCCGAGTGGATCGACGAGCGTCATCCACTGCGCGGCCATCCGCACTTCGCCTATGCGCGGCACAAACTGGAGATCGAACACCTGCTCGAAAGCGCCCGTGCCCAGCACCCGCAACTGCGTCAACTGGTGCTGCGCCCCGGCACCATACTCGGCAAGCGTCTGAACAACCCGATCACCGACCTGTTCAAGAAACGCGCCGTGCTCGGCGTGCGTGGCCACAGCAGCCGCTTCGTGTTCATCTGGGAGCAGGATGTGGTCGGCATCATCCGCCAGGGCCTGGAAGAAGCCCGCGAAGGCATCTACAACCTGGCCGGCGACGGTGCGCTGAGCCTGGCGGAAATCGCCGGGATACTGGGCAAGCCCTATCGCCCGTTGCCGGCCATGATACTGGCCGGCGCGCTACGCCTGCTCAAGCCGCTGGGGCTGAGCCAGTATGGCCCGGAGCAACTGGATTTCCTGCGCTACCGCCCGGTGCTGAGCAACCAGCGCTTGAAAGACGAATTCGGCTACCTGCCACGCTATTCCAGCCGTGAAGCCTTCTTCGCCTTTCTGAACGCCCAGGGGATCAGCTACCGCTCAGACGAAAGCCGACCTTGA
- a CDS encoding nucleoside recognition domain-containing protein, whose amino-acid sequence MLNGLWLSFFLLGAVAALARWLLGGDATVFGAMVESLFAMAKLSVELMVVLFGTLTLWLGLLRIAEKAGLVDLLARLLGPLFARLMPEVPRGHPALGLISMNFAANGLGLDNAATPIGLKAMRALQELNPSTTTASNAQILFLVLNTSSLTLLPVSIFMYRVQQGAEDPTLVFLPILLATSASTLAGLFAVAVMQRLRLWDPVVLAYLIPTALLLGGFMALLAGMSATALAALSSLLGNLTLFGLILLFLIVGALRKVAVYESFIDGAKEGFDVAKSLLPYLVAMLCAIGVLRASGALDFGLDGIRWLIETLGWDTRFVDALPTALIKPFSGGAARAMLIETMENFGVDSFPALVAATVQGSTETTFYVLAVYFGAVGLQRARHAVGCALVADAAGIIAAIAVCYWFFG is encoded by the coding sequence ATGCTCAATGGCCTGTGGCTGAGCTTTTTTCTGCTGGGCGCCGTCGCCGCTCTGGCGCGCTGGCTGCTGGGTGGCGACGCCACCGTGTTCGGCGCCATGGTCGAGAGCCTGTTCGCCATGGCCAAGCTCTCGGTGGAGCTGATGGTGGTGCTGTTCGGCACCCTGACGCTGTGGCTGGGCCTGCTGCGTATTGCCGAGAAGGCCGGCCTCGTAGACTTGCTGGCGCGCCTGCTGGGCCCACTGTTCGCCCGCCTGATGCCGGAAGTCCCGCGCGGCCATCCCGCACTGGGGCTGATTAGCATGAACTTCGCGGCCAACGGTCTCGGCCTGGACAATGCCGCCACCCCTATCGGCCTCAAGGCCATGCGCGCCCTTCAGGAGCTCAATCCGAGCACGACCACGGCGAGCAATGCGCAGATCCTGTTCCTTGTGCTCAACACCTCCTCGCTGACTCTGCTGCCGGTATCGATCTTCATGTACCGCGTCCAGCAAGGGGCCGAGGACCCGACCCTGGTGTTCCTGCCGATCCTGCTGGCTACCAGCGCCTCGACCCTGGCCGGTTTGTTTGCGGTGGCGGTGATGCAGCGCCTGCGCCTGTGGGACCCGGTGGTGCTGGCCTACCTGATTCCTACTGCGCTGCTGCTCGGCGGCTTCATGGCGCTGCTCGCCGGCATGAGCGCCACGGCCCTGGCTGCGCTGTCCTCACTGCTCGGAAATCTCACCCTGTTCGGCCTGATCCTGCTGTTTCTGATAGTAGGAGCCTTGCGCAAGGTCGCGGTGTACGAGAGTTTCATCGACGGTGCCAAGGAAGGTTTCGATGTAGCCAAGAGTCTGTTGCCATACCTGGTAGCCATGCTTTGCGCCATTGGCGTATTGCGCGCGTCCGGCGCACTGGATTTTGGCCTCGACGGCATCCGCTGGCTGATCGAGACGCTGGGCTGGGATACACGCTTCGTCGACGCCCTGCCCACCGCGCTGATCAAACCTTTCTCCGGTGGCGCTGCGCGCGCCATGCTGATCGAAACCATGGAAAACTTCGGTGTCGACAGCTTCCCGGCGCTGGTAGCGGCCACGGTGCAGGGCAGTACCGAAACCACCTTCTACGTACTGGCGGTGTATTTCGGCGCGGTCGGCCTGCAGCGCGCCCGCCATGCCGTGGGCTGTGCGCTGGTCGCCGACGCCGCCGGGATCATCGCCGCGATTGCCGTGTGCTACTGGTTCTTCGGCTAA
- a CDS encoding inhibitor of vertebrate lysozyme family protein: MQSIHAIAAALLMGGALAAQAADRDASFHPGELLSSNAEYREAWQDLVKDEERLPDWLINLSGLSTPMQAVEADSDRYLVGQVCEAHKCFSQRAYVAFEWEDDDAYALYVQVPDGLPEDRAPSEHATLRWLGDPDEEVQQMLMEQLRSDPNWY, translated from the coding sequence ATGCAATCGATCCACGCCATCGCTGCCGCCCTGCTAATGGGCGGCGCCCTGGCGGCTCAGGCCGCCGACCGTGACGCCAGCTTCCACCCAGGCGAGTTGCTCAGCAGCAATGCCGAGTACCGCGAAGCCTGGCAGGATCTGGTCAAGGATGAAGAACGCCTGCCGGACTGGCTGATCAATCTCAGCGGCCTGTCCACTCCCATGCAGGCCGTGGAAGCCGACAGTGATCGCTACCTGGTCGGCCAGGTGTGCGAAGCGCACAAGTGCTTCAGCCAACGCGCCTATGTGGCCTTCGAATGGGAGGACGACGACGCCTATGCGCTTTACGTGCAGGTGCCGGACGGCCTGCCGGAAGACCGCGCACCCAGCGAACACGCTACCTTGCGCTGGCTGGGCGATCCGGACGAGGAAGTCCAGCAGATGCTGATGGAACAGCTACGCAGCGACCCCAACTGGTATTGA
- a CDS encoding DUF1328 domain-containing protein: MLSWAVTFLIIAIIAAVLGFGGIAGTAAGIAKILFVVFLVLFIVSFVMGRRPRM, encoded by the coding sequence ATGCTTAGTTGGGCAGTCACATTCCTGATCATCGCCATCATCGCCGCTGTACTGGGCTTCGGTGGTATCGCCGGCACCGCTGCAGGTATCGCCAAGATTCTTTTCGTGGTGTTCCTGGTGCTGTTCATCGTCTCGTTCGTCATGGGCCGCCGCCCACGGATGTAG
- a CDS encoding acyl-CoA thioesterase, which translates to MNDYEQEDPIPQGDLALQITALPRETNGFGDIYGGWLVSQMDLAGTAMASKVAGGRVATVAIDRMAFLVPVAVGAQLSFYTQALEIGRSSIQMMVEVWSDDPLSNEWRKVTEAVFVFVAIDGSGRTRPVPPRRG; encoded by the coding sequence ATGAACGACTACGAACAGGAAGACCCGATTCCCCAGGGTGACCTCGCCCTGCAGATCACTGCGTTGCCGCGCGAGACCAATGGTTTCGGTGATATCTACGGCGGTTGGCTGGTGTCCCAGATGGACCTCGCCGGTACTGCCATGGCGAGCAAGGTCGCAGGGGGCCGCGTGGCCACTGTCGCCATCGATCGCATGGCCTTTCTGGTGCCGGTGGCGGTGGGGGCGCAGCTGTCCTTCTACACCCAGGCGCTGGAGATCGGCCGCAGTTCGATCCAGATGATGGTCGAGGTGTGGAGCGACGATCCGCTGTCCAACGAATGGCGCAAGGTCACCGAGGCGGTTTTCGTGTTCGTCGCCATCGACGGCAGTGGCCGCACCCGGCCGGTCCCGCCGCGTCGCGGCTGA
- a CDS encoding TRAP transporter substrate-binding protein translates to MKRRDILAAAGVGLAATALAGCKEEAKSAAAPQEGSSSQTFNWKMVTSWPKNFPGVGVGAERFAKLVDEMSNGRLKVKVYAAGELVPALEVFDAVSRGTAEMGHGAPYYWKGKVPAAQFFCALPFGPNAQEMNAWLHRGGGQQLWEEVYKPFGVLPMACGNTGVQTAGWFNKEMNSVDDFKGLKMRTPGLGGEVLTKMGGTVVNMPAGEIFTAMQTGAIDATEWIGPYNDLALGLHKAAKYYYTPGWQEPSVLFELDVNLKAWETLPADLKAIVRAAARDVNGDMLDDYNAKNMEAMEQLKADGVEVRRLPDEVLARLKEVAAEVVEASAAADPAAAKVWEHQKAYLQRLYDYAESNEKDIYNIRG, encoded by the coding sequence ATGAAACGTCGCGACATACTCGCCGCAGCGGGCGTAGGCCTTGCAGCCACCGCACTGGCTGGCTGTAAAGAAGAGGCCAAGAGCGCCGCAGCACCTCAAGAGGGTTCGAGTTCCCAAACCTTCAACTGGAAGATGGTCACCTCCTGGCCGAAGAACTTCCCGGGCGTCGGCGTCGGGGCCGAGCGCTTCGCCAAGCTGGTCGACGAAATGAGTAACGGCCGCCTGAAGGTCAAGGTGTACGCAGCCGGTGAACTGGTACCGGCCCTGGAAGTGTTCGATGCAGTCTCCCGCGGCACCGCCGAAATGGGTCATGGCGCGCCGTACTACTGGAAAGGCAAGGTCCCGGCGGCCCAGTTCTTCTGCGCCCTGCCATTTGGCCCGAACGCCCAGGAAATGAACGCCTGGCTGCATCGCGGCGGCGGCCAGCAGCTGTGGGAAGAGGTCTACAAACCGTTCGGCGTGCTGCCGATGGCCTGCGGCAACACCGGCGTACAGACCGCCGGCTGGTTCAACAAGGAAATGAATTCGGTCGACGACTTCAAGGGCCTGAAGATGCGTACCCCGGGCCTGGGCGGCGAAGTGCTGACCAAGATGGGCGGTACCGTGGTCAACATGCCGGCCGGTGAGATCTTCACCGCCATGCAGACCGGCGCCATCGACGCCACCGAATGGATCGGTCCATACAACGACCTGGCTCTGGGCCTGCACAAGGCAGCCAAGTACTACTACACCCCGGGCTGGCAGGAGCCGAGCGTCCTGTTCGAGCTGGACGTCAACCTCAAGGCCTGGGAAACCCTGCCGGCCGATCTGAAGGCCATCGTTCGTGCCGCTGCTCGCGACGTCAACGGCGACATGCTCGACGACTACAACGCCAAGAACATGGAAGCCATGGAACAACTCAAGGCCGATGGCGTGGAAGTACGCCGCCTGCCGGACGAAGTCCTGGCCCGCCTCAAGGAAGTCGCGGCCGAAGTGGTCGAGGCCAGCGCCGCCGCCGACCCGGCTGCCGCCAAGGTATGGGAGCACCAGAAGGCCTATCTGCAGCGCCTGTACGACTACGCGGAAAGCAACGAGAAGGACATCTACAACATCCGCGGCTGA
- a CDS encoding TRAP transporter small permease subunit, whose amino-acid sequence MSDKPSFPLALANLIDALNTWFGKACAWLTLFLVLGTAIVVVLRYGFGIGATALQEAVLYAHALVFMGAAAWVLLRNGHVRVDIFYQKFSGRRQALVEILGNLLFLLPVALFLGWASWDYVSNSWSTLEASSESGGLKFVYLQKSIILLLVVSLVLQGISNLIKALYILSGRLPAPEVNHG is encoded by the coding sequence ATGTCCGACAAGCCTTCATTTCCCCTCGCTCTTGCAAATCTGATCGATGCGCTCAACACCTGGTTCGGCAAGGCCTGCGCCTGGCTGACTCTGTTTCTGGTACTGGGAACCGCCATCGTCGTCGTCTTGCGTTACGGCTTCGGTATCGGCGCTACCGCTCTGCAGGAGGCAGTTCTATACGCTCACGCACTGGTCTTCATGGGCGCCGCGGCCTGGGTGCTGCTGCGCAATGGCCACGTGCGGGTCGACATCTTCTACCAGAAGTTCAGCGGCCGCCGTCAGGCGCTGGTGGAGATTCTCGGCAACCTGCTGTTCCTGCTACCGGTTGCGCTGTTTCTCGGCTGGGCCAGTTGGGATTACGTCAGCAACTCCTGGTCGACGCTGGAAGCGTCGAGCGAGTCTGGCGGGCTGAAATTCGTCTATCTGCAGAAAAGCATCATCCTGCTACTGGTCGTCAGCCTGGTACTGCAGGGTATTTCCAACCTGATCAAGGCGCTCTACATCCTCAGCGGTCGCCTGCCGGCTCCGGAGGTGAACCATGGCTGA
- a CDS encoding TRAP transporter large permease, whose amino-acid sequence MAELMAILLFVSICLALMAGFPVAFTLAGVSLLFAGIGVLTGTFDPGYLSALPNRLFGIMNNQTMLAVPLFVFMGVMLERSRVAEDLLESMSRLFGTLRGGLAISVCVVGALLAASTGIVGATVVTMGLLALPTMLRRGYDPAISTGTLAATGTLGQIIPPSIVLVLLGDVMSSAYQQAQLKMGIFSPKTVSVGDLFVGALLPGLLLVGLYIVYIIAVAILQPKKLPALPQEELGPIEWGKLGKALIPPLILIGAVLGSILAGYATPTEAAALGAVGAMLLAFSKGKLNFGQLKEVAYGTTEISAMVFMILIGASLFSLVFRGFGGEVLIEDVFAQLPGGVLGAFFLVMVVIFLLGFILDFIEITFVVVPIVGPVLLAMGLDPIWLGVMIALNLQTSFLTPPFGFALFYLRGVTPKSVATSTIYKGVVPFILIQILLLVIAYIFPGLITWLPEQVYGK is encoded by the coding sequence ATGGCTGAGTTGATGGCGATTCTGCTGTTCGTCAGTATCTGCCTGGCCTTGATGGCCGGCTTCCCGGTAGCGTTCACCCTGGCCGGCGTTTCCCTGTTGTTCGCCGGTATCGGCGTGCTCACCGGTACCTTCGACCCCGGTTACCTCAGTGCCCTGCCGAACCGCCTGTTCGGCATCATGAACAACCAGACCATGCTCGCCGTGCCTCTGTTCGTGTTCATGGGGGTGATGCTGGAGCGTTCACGGGTAGCCGAAGACCTGCTCGAGTCCATGTCGCGTCTGTTCGGCACCCTGCGCGGCGGTCTGGCGATCTCCGTGTGCGTGGTCGGCGCGCTGCTGGCGGCGTCCACCGGCATCGTCGGTGCCACCGTGGTGACCATGGGCCTGCTGGCGCTGCCGACCATGCTGCGCCGCGGCTACGACCCGGCCATCTCCACCGGCACCCTGGCCGCAACCGGTACCCTGGGGCAGATCATTCCGCCGTCCATCGTGCTGGTACTGCTGGGTGACGTGATGTCCAGCGCCTATCAGCAGGCGCAGTTGAAGATGGGCATCTTCTCGCCGAAGACCGTCTCGGTCGGCGACCTGTTCGTCGGCGCGCTGCTGCCCGGCCTGCTGCTGGTCGGCCTGTACATCGTCTACATCATTGCCGTGGCCATCCTGCAGCCGAAGAAACTGCCGGCGCTGCCGCAGGAAGAACTCGGCCCGATCGAGTGGGGCAAGCTGGGCAAGGCGCTGATTCCGCCGCTGATCTTGATCGGCGCGGTGCTGGGTTCGATCCTCGCCGGTTACGCCACCCCCACCGAAGCCGCTGCGCTGGGCGCCGTAGGCGCGATGCTGCTGGCCTTCAGCAAGGGCAAGCTGAACTTCGGCCAGCTCAAGGAAGTGGCCTACGGCACCACCGAAATCAGTGCCATGGTCTTCATGATCCTGATCGGCGCGTCGCTGTTCTCCCTGGTGTTCCGCGGCTTCGGCGGCGAAGTACTGATTGAGGATGTGTTCGCGCAACTGCCTGGCGGCGTGCTCGGCGCGTTCTTCCTGGTGATGGTGGTGATCTTCCTGCTCGGCTTCATCCTCGACTTCATCGAGATCACCTTCGTGGTGGTGCCGATCGTCGGGCCGGTGCTGCTGGCCATGGGTCTCGACCCGATCTGGCTGGGCGTGATGATCGCGCTGAACCTGCAGACGTCCTTCCTCACGCCGCCGTTCGGCTTTGCCCTGTTCTATCTGCGCGGGGTCACGCCGAAGTCGGTAGCTACCAGCACCATCTACAAAGGTGTGGTGCCGTTCATCCTGATCCAGATTCTGCTGCTGGTGATCGCCTACATCTTCCCGGGCCTGATCACCTGGTTGCCGGAACAGGTCTACGGCAAGTAG
- a CDS encoding D-hexose-6-phosphate mutarotase, whose translation MSTAQVERVELDQLTCWRIRVAGSVLLVAQQGAQILSYQQGEQPPLIWLSPDAAYRTGQSVRGGVPVCWPWFGDLRRNPPAVQAHYHLEQAPAHGLVRALDWELLGIDEEDGAVTLRFAYDTRNQPLEGWPRDVGLTFVVRVAQDLGMSLETHNRGTEPLTLSQALHSYFAVSDVRQVSVEGLQGCRYIDTLQDWRELRQQDALVFDAETDRIYFDTAARLSIIDPGWGRRIHLDARGSRSAVLWNPWTDKARRLSQFPDDAWQSMLCIETANVLEDIVQLKADERHRLELRLSSEPLAS comes from the coding sequence ATGAGCACCGCCCAAGTCGAACGCGTGGAACTGGATCAACTGACCTGCTGGCGAATCCGCGTCGCGGGCAGCGTGCTGCTGGTCGCTCAGCAGGGCGCGCAGATTCTCAGTTACCAGCAGGGCGAACAGCCGCCGCTGATCTGGCTGAGCCCGGACGCTGCCTATCGGACCGGACAAAGCGTGCGCGGTGGTGTGCCGGTGTGCTGGCCCTGGTTCGGCGACCTGCGGCGCAATCCGCCGGCCGTGCAGGCGCACTATCACCTTGAGCAGGCACCAGCCCATGGCCTGGTGCGCGCGCTGGACTGGGAGCTGCTGGGCATCGACGAAGAGGATGGCGCCGTTACCCTGCGCTTCGCCTACGACACCCGCAACCAGCCGCTGGAGGGTTGGCCTCGGGATGTCGGCCTGACCTTTGTCGTGCGTGTGGCGCAGGACCTCGGCATGAGCCTGGAGACCCACAATCGCGGTACGGAGCCGCTGACCCTGAGCCAGGCACTGCACAGCTACTTCGCCGTCAGTGACGTGCGCCAGGTCAGCGTTGAGGGGCTGCAGGGCTGTCGCTATATCGACACCCTGCAGGATTGGCGGGAGCTGCGCCAGCAGGATGCCCTGGTGTTCGATGCCGAGACCGATCGCATCTATTTCGACACCGCCGCGCGGCTGAGCATCATCGATCCCGGATGGGGCCGGCGCATCCATCTGGATGCTCGCGGTTCACGCTCGGCCGTGCTGTGGAATCCCTGGACCGACAAGGCCAGGCGCCTGTCGCAGTTCCCCGACGACGCCTGGCAGAGCATGCTTTGCATCGAGACGGCCAACGTGCTGGAAGACATCGTGCAGCTGAAGGCCGACGAGCGTCACCGGCTTGAGTTGCGCCTGTCCAGTGAGCCGCTCGCTAGTTAG
- a CDS encoding DUF3299 domain-containing protein, producing the protein MRHLLLALLLSTGLAHAELPETDWLDLMPPEDRKALEEMPDISHDSPEGDSTFYSEGGLRQQDKDLPAVMYSAKTVAALDGKAIRLGGYPVPLESDEKGNSTLFFLVPYPGACIHVPPPPPNQLVLVRYPKGIALDDIYAPLWVSGELKVEKISNELADAAYAMDAGEVRLVTDEDL; encoded by the coding sequence ATGCGCCACCTGCTGCTCGCCCTGCTGCTTTCCACCGGCCTGGCCCACGCCGAACTGCCGGAAACCGATTGGCTGGACCTGATGCCGCCCGAGGACCGCAAAGCCCTCGAGGAGATGCCCGATATCAGCCACGACAGCCCCGAAGGCGACAGCACCTTCTACAGCGAAGGCGGCCTGCGCCAACAGGACAAGGATCTGCCTGCGGTGATGTACTCCGCCAAGACCGTCGCCGCACTCGACGGCAAGGCGATTCGCCTGGGCGGTTATCCGGTGCCGCTGGAAAGCGACGAGAAAGGCAACAGCACCCTGTTCTTCCTGGTGCCCTATCCGGGCGCCTGCATCCACGTGCCGCCACCACCGCCCAATCAGCTTGTGCTGGTGCGCTATCCGAAGGGCATTGCGCTCGACGACATCTACGCCCCGCTGTGGGTCAGTGGCGAGCTGAAGGTCGAGAAAATCAGCAATGAACTGGCCGACGCCGCCTACGCGATGGACGCAGGCGAAGTGCGCCTGGTGACCGACGAAGACCTCTAA
- a CDS encoding GlsB/YeaQ/YmgE family stress response membrane protein → MGIIGTIFIGLIVGLVARFLKPGDDNMGWIMTILLGIGGSIAATYGGQALGIYEAGQAAGFIGAVIGAIVLLVIYGAIKKD, encoded by the coding sequence ATGGGCATTATCGGCACCATTTTCATCGGACTGATCGTCGGTCTGGTCGCACGCTTCCTCAAACCCGGCGATGACAACATGGGCTGGATCATGACCATCCTGCTCGGCATCGGCGGCTCCATTGCGGCTACCTACGGCGGCCAGGCGCTGGGCATCTACGAAGCAGGACAGGCCGCCGGTTTCATCGGCGCGGTGATCGGCGCCATCGTTCTGCTGGTAATCTACGGCGCAATCAAGAAGGACTGA
- a CDS encoding 5-(carboxyamino)imidazole ribonucleotide synthase yields the protein MKIGVIGGGQLGRMMALAGTPLGMQFAFLDPAPDACAQALGEHIRADYGDQDHLRQLADEVDLVTFEFESVPAETVAFLSQFVPVYPSAEALRIARDRWFEKSMFKDLGIPTPEFADIQSQADLDAAVASIGLPAVMKTRTLGYDGKGQKVLRKPEDVTGAFAELGSVPCILEGFVPFTGEVSLIAVRARDGETRFYPLVHNTHDSGILALSIASTEHPLQALAEDYVGRVLDRLDYVGVLAFEFFEVEGGLKANEIAPRVHNSGHWTIEGAECSQFENHLRAVAGLPLGSTAKLGESAMLNFIGEVPPVDKVISVADCHLHHYGKAFKAGRKVGHATLRSADRASLDAGIAAVEALIGKA from the coding sequence ATGAAAATCGGTGTGATCGGTGGCGGCCAGCTGGGCCGCATGATGGCGCTGGCGGGCACTCCGCTGGGCATGCAGTTCGCTTTCCTCGACCCGGCGCCGGACGCCTGCGCCCAGGCGCTCGGCGAGCATATCCGCGCCGATTACGGCGATCAGGACCACCTGCGCCAGTTGGCCGACGAGGTTGACCTGGTCACCTTCGAATTCGAGAGCGTGCCGGCGGAAACCGTGGCCTTCCTATCGCAGTTCGTGCCGGTCTACCCGAGCGCCGAAGCCCTGCGCATCGCCCGTGACCGCTGGTTCGAGAAGTCGATGTTCAAGGACCTGGGCATTCCCACACCGGAGTTCGCCGACATTCAGTCGCAGGCCGACCTCGATGCCGCCGTGGCCAGCATCGGCCTGCCGGCCGTGATGAAAACCCGCACCCTGGGCTACGACGGCAAGGGCCAGAAAGTCCTGCGCAAGCCGGAAGACGTCACCGGCGCCTTTGCCGAACTGGGCAGCGTGCCGTGCATCCTCGAAGGTTTCGTGCCCTTTACCGGCGAGGTGTCGCTGATCGCCGTGCGTGCCCGCGATGGTGAAACGCGCTTCTACCCCCTGGTGCACAACACCCACGACAGCGGCATTCTCGCCCTGTCCATCGCCAGCACCGAGCACCCGCTGCAGGCGCTGGCCGAGGACTATGTTGGTCGTGTGCTGGACCGACTCGATTACGTCGGCGTGCTGGCCTTCGAGTTCTTCGAAGTCGAAGGCGGCCTCAAGGCCAACGAGATTGCCCCGCGCGTGCACAACTCCGGACACTGGACCATCGAAGGCGCCGAGTGCAGCCAGTTCGAAAATCACCTGCGCGCCGTCGCCGGCCTGCCGCTGGGCTCCACCGCCAAGCTGGGCGAAAGCGCGATGCTCAACTTCATCGGTGAAGTACCGCCGGTGGACAAGGTGATCAGCGTCGCCGATTGCCATCTGCACCACTACGGCAAGGCCTTCAAGGCCGGGCGCAAGGTTGGCCACGCCACCCTGCGCAGCGCCGACCGCGCCAGCCTCGACGCCGGTATCGCCGCCGTCGAAGCCTTGATCGGCAAGGCGTAA